One stretch of Vulpes lagopus strain Blue_001 chromosome 12, ASM1834538v1, whole genome shotgun sequence DNA includes these proteins:
- the DIPK1B gene encoding divergent protein kinase domain 1B — MRRLRRLAHLVLFCPFSKGLQGRLPGLRVKYVFLVWLGIFVGSWMVYVHYSSYAELCRGRVCQVVICDQYRKGIISGSICQDLCNLHKVEWRTCLSSVPGQQVYSGLWQGKEVTIKCGIEEGLDPKARSDPAPRQELVLFDKPTRGTSIKEFREMTLSFLKATLGDLPSLPALVGQVLLMADFNKDSRVSLAEAKSVWALLQRNEFLLLLSLQEEHASRLLGSCGDLYVTEGVPHGSWHGAALPPLLRTLLPPALHSALQRWLGPAWPWRAKVAIGLLEFVEELFHGAYGTFYMCETTLANVGYTAQYDFRMADLQQVAPEAAVRRFLQGRRCEHSRDCTYGRDCRAPCDKLMRQCKDDLIQPNLAKVCELLRDYLLPGAPADLRQELGKQLRTCTTLSGLASQVEAHHSLVLSHLKTLLWKEISNTKYS, encoded by the exons GGCCGGCTCCCGGGCCTCAGGGTCAAGTACGTCTTCCTGGTCTGGCTGGGCATCTTCGTGGGCAGCTGGATGGTGTATGTGCACTACTCGTCCTACGCGGAGCTCTGCCGTGGGCGTGTGTGTCAGGTGGTCATC TGTGACCAGTACCGCAAGGGCATCATCTCTGGCTCCATCTGCCAGGACCTGTGCAACCTGCACAAGGTGGAGTGGAGGACGTGCCTGTCGTCCGTCCCGGGCCAGCAG GTGTACAGCGGGCTGTGGCAGGGCAAGGAGGTGACCATTAAGTGTGGCATCGAGGAGGGCCTGGACCCCAAGGCCAGGTCAGACCCGGCCCCCCGGCAGGAGCTGGTGCTGTTCGACAAGCCCACTCGGGGCACCTCGATTAAGGAGTTCCGAGAGATGACCCTCAGCTTCCTCAAG GCGACCCTGGGAGACCTACCGTCCCTGCCTGCACTGGTCGGCCAGGTGCTGCTCATGGCCGACTTCAACAAGGACAGCCGGGTGTCCCTGGCCGAGGCCAAGTCGGTATGGGCCCTGCTGCAGCGGAACGAGTTCCTGCTACTACTGTCCCTCCAGGAGGAGCATGCATCCAGGCTGCTGGGTTCCTGTGGGGACCTCTATGTCACCGAGGGGGTACCACatggctcctggcatggggctgCCCTGCCGCCCCTGCTGCGCACGCTGCTACCGCCTGCCCTGCACTCAGCCCTGCAGCGGTGGCTGGGGCCCGCGTGGCCATGGAGGGCCAAAGTCGCCATCGGCCTGCTGGAGTTCGTGGAGGAGCTCTTCCATGGCGCCTACGGGACCTTCTACATGTGTGAGACCACACTGGCCAACGTGGGCTACACGGCCCAGTATGACTTCAGGATGGCTGACCTGCAGCAGGTGGCCCCTGAGGCGGCCGTGCGCCGCTTCCTGCAGGGCCGCCGCTGTGAGCACAGCAGGGACTGCACTTACGGCCGGGACTGCCGGGCCCCCTGCGACAAGCTCATGAGACAGTGCAAGGACGACCTCATCCAGCCCAACCTGGCCAAGGTGTGTGAGCTGCTGCGGGACTACCTGCTGCCCGGCGCCCCTGCCGACCTGCGCCAGGAGCTGGGCAAGCAGCTGCGCACCTGCACCACGCTCAGCGGGCTGGCCAGCCAGGTGGAGGCGCACCACTCTCTGGTGCTGAGCCACCTGAAGACCTTGCTCTGGAAAGAGATCTCCAACACCAAGTACTCCTGA